From Mucilaginibacter rubeus, a single genomic window includes:
- a CDS encoding O-antigen ligase family protein: MRNEQTGNTGVKQSFWKNLMVQKFSHPFALLFLLITSLAISFLTYKLEFIGVGAVLALTIGLPIVFAITVYPEFGICALIIAAFFISYVSEFLPDQVPIGTLMDVTTYLLILGFFIKQRTERNWTYFKNPISYMILVWLAYNMLEFVNPSAESRLAWIYTVRTVGFIMLMYYVFVYQIRTVKFIKTLLKLWIFLDILAGISAFQQENIGFFPFEHKYLYADPLRVSLLFINGHMRKFGIFSDPVTFSYNMVIGALLCVVLLMGDLPLRRKVTLGCIAGFFLYVMLYSGTRAAYVLVPGALSMLAVLNFNRRVLTFTLVAGALLGILIVMPTSNPLIKRFQTAFNPSDDPSYNVRAENQKKIKPFILSHPIGGGLGSVGVWGRKFSPNSMLAKFPPDSGYVRVSVEMGWVGLILFCTLFFVVLKTGINFYFSIKNPELKNYCLAMLLILFAFNIGNFPQQALVQYPSNILFYLAISILVVCKRIDDQEQDALKKKNSTETILIN; this comes from the coding sequence ATGCGTAATGAACAAACAGGCAATACTGGAGTTAAGCAAAGCTTTTGGAAAAACCTTATGGTTCAAAAGTTTTCGCATCCCTTTGCGCTGCTTTTTCTGCTGATCACTTCACTTGCTATAAGCTTTTTAACTTACAAGCTCGAATTTATAGGTGTGGGCGCTGTTTTGGCATTAACCATAGGTTTGCCTATCGTATTCGCAATTACCGTTTACCCCGAATTCGGGATTTGTGCATTGATCATAGCGGCATTTTTTATCAGTTACGTTTCTGAATTTTTACCCGATCAGGTACCCATTGGTACGCTGATGGACGTAACAACTTACCTGCTTATCCTCGGTTTTTTTATTAAACAACGTACCGAACGGAACTGGACTTATTTTAAAAATCCAATCAGTTACATGATATTGGTGTGGTTGGCGTACAATATGCTCGAATTTGTAAATCCATCTGCCGAGTCAAGGCTGGCCTGGATTTATACAGTGCGTACAGTAGGCTTTATCATGCTCATGTACTACGTTTTTGTTTACCAGATCCGCACGGTAAAGTTTATTAAAACCCTACTGAAGCTTTGGATCTTCCTGGATATACTGGCCGGAATCTCTGCTTTCCAACAAGAAAACATTGGCTTTTTCCCATTCGAACACAAGTATCTGTACGCCGATCCGTTGCGTGTAAGCCTGTTATTTATTAACGGGCACATGCGTAAGTTTGGCATCTTTTCGGATCCGGTTACGTTTTCGTATAACATGGTTATTGGCGCGCTGCTTTGCGTTGTGTTGCTTATGGGTGATCTTCCGCTTAGGCGTAAGGTAACCCTGGGTTGTATCGCCGGTTTCTTTTTGTATGTGATGCTTTACTCTGGTACCAGAGCTGCTTACGTATTAGTGCCGGGAGCACTTTCAATGCTGGCTGTATTAAACTTTAACCGGCGGGTTTTAACCTTTACGCTCGTGGCAGGTGCCTTATTGGGTATTTTGATTGTGATGCCAACATCAAACCCTTTGATCAAACGTTTTCAAACAGCTTTCAATCCTTCTGATGACCCATCCTATAATGTACGCGCCGAAAATCAGAAGAAGATCAAACCATTTATCCTCTCCCATCCTATCGGCGGTGGCCTGGGCTCTGTAGGTGTTTGGGGCAGGAAGTTTTCGCCAAATTCGATGCTGGCTAAATTCCCACCGGATAGCGGTTACGTGCGTGTTTCGGTTGAAATGGGCTGGGTGGGCCTCATACTATTTTGCACGCTCTTCTTCGTGGTACTCAAAACGGGGATCAACTTTTATTTCAGTATTAAAAACCCGGAGCTCAAAAATTATTGTTTAGCTATGCTGCTAATTCTTTTTGCGTTTAACATAGGTAACTTTCCGCAGCAGGCACTCGTTCAATACCCTTCAAACATCCTGTTTTATCTGGCCATATCCATCCTTGTAGTATGTAAGCGCATTGATGACCAGGAGCAGGATGCATTAAAAAAGAAAAATAGTACAGAGACAATACTAATTAACTAA
- a CDS encoding exopolysaccharide transport family protein: MEIGNFFTLLKKYRTTLIIIPLVAVIASFFLVKNLPDSYQSHAEIATGIIDASRHLLDKDNTANVQEQQVYREFSNLIAIMKLKKLIDQVSYSLMIHDLTDPYPFRKPSKELLELHSYEKDNVLAILKKKFATLEPLSVYDKTENYVVGLLRSMKYDERNIMKDIVIMRNEDSDFISVSFDSENPQLSAFVVNTLCKQFIDYYTQSVKQNESNAVTFLSNLLDAKRKALSDQTGKLQQYKIENGVLNLDEQSKAIFGQIMVYNDKKLQADKDMIANQGAIDAINQKFTPDDRKYVEAVTNKYNQAIISTQEQLHTLEDQYVRSGFNNKYKESIDSLQRQLSNQINLTSDKYITNPLIAKDDQIKQKLTLEVSRDLAKYSIKSIENELANLNAKFSKLVPFDAKVKTYDFDIDIAGKEYLDVLNKYNETNLRSSVSIKLIQVEMAQPDVAQPSKKMLLIILSGIGSLFACVFWLFVLFYIDDTIKHPTELVNKTQLPLLGYLNKISGENLDLRKLWDVEHRDKMKTFKELLRSIRFEIDQELRGEKVLAITSIEPSEGKTLLAISLAYSYSMINKRVLLIDGNFNNATISNTAQPQIYLEDYFKNNPNAQQEISSASTTVLGNRGGDVTLLEIGSEAFVKNRFDDLRSKYDVVIIDTAPLTALNKSKEWLLFANKTIAVFEANKKITNPQKQYITYLKGLENKFAGWVLNKTEYNQKKEKSS, encoded by the coding sequence ATGGAGATAGGCAATTTTTTCACTCTACTAAAGAAATACAGAACTACGCTGATCATAATACCGCTTGTAGCGGTTATAGCATCGTTTTTTCTCGTAAAAAATCTACCCGATAGTTACCAGTCGCATGCCGAAATTGCTACCGGTATTATTGATGCTTCCAGGCATCTTCTTGATAAAGATAACACTGCCAACGTGCAGGAGCAGCAGGTTTACCGCGAATTCAGCAACCTGATTGCCATCATGAAACTAAAGAAACTTATAGACCAGGTTTCTTATTCGCTCATGATCCATGATCTGACTGATCCTTATCCTTTTCGCAAGCCAAGTAAGGAATTACTCGAACTGCACTCCTATGAAAAGGACAATGTATTAGCCATTTTAAAAAAGAAATTTGCTACCCTCGAGCCATTATCTGTTTATGATAAAACTGAAAACTACGTTGTAGGACTGCTCAGGTCAATGAAATACGATGAGCGCAACATCATGAAAGACATCGTGATTATGCGTAACGAAGACAGTGATTTTATATCAGTGAGCTTTGATTCAGAAAACCCTCAGCTTTCTGCTTTTGTCGTAAATACATTGTGTAAACAGTTTATTGATTACTACACCCAGAGTGTAAAGCAAAACGAATCAAACGCGGTAACATTTTTATCAAACCTGTTAGATGCTAAACGTAAAGCACTTAGCGATCAAACCGGCAAATTGCAGCAATATAAAATTGAAAACGGTGTACTGAACCTCGATGAGCAGTCAAAAGCTATTTTTGGCCAGATCATGGTTTACAACGACAAAAAGTTGCAGGCCGATAAAGATATGATAGCCAACCAGGGTGCTATCGACGCTATCAACCAAAAGTTTACGCCGGATGACCGCAAATATGTTGAAGCTGTAACCAACAAATACAACCAGGCAATTATTTCTACCCAGGAGCAGCTGCATACTCTTGAAGATCAGTATGTGCGAAGCGGGTTTAATAACAAGTATAAAGAATCAATTGACTCCTTACAGCGACAACTGTCAAATCAGATTAATTTAACATCTGATAAATACATTACCAATCCACTTATAGCTAAAGATGATCAGATCAAACAAAAGCTTACACTTGAGGTTTCCCGTGATTTGGCCAAGTATAGCATCAAATCAATAGAAAATGAATTAGCAAATCTGAACGCTAAGTTTTCAAAATTGGTTCCGTTTGATGCCAAAGTAAAAACCTATGATTTTGATATTGACATTGCAGGTAAAGAATATCTTGATGTATTAAACAAATACAACGAAACCAACCTGCGTTCAAGCGTTTCGATAAAACTTATCCAGGTTGAAATGGCCCAGCCAGATGTGGCCCAGCCATCCAAAAAAATGCTGCTTATTATTCTGAGTGGTATAGGCAGTTTATTTGCCTGTGTTTTTTGGCTGTTTGTGTTATTTTATATTGACGATACCATTAAGCACCCTACCGAACTGGTTAATAAAACCCAACTGCCATTATTGGGTTACTTAAACAAGATAAGCGGGGAAAACCTGGATTTGCGCAAACTTTGGGATGTTGAACACCGGGATAAGATGAAAACTTTTAAAGAGCTGTTACGCTCTATAAGGTTTGAAATTGACCAGGAGTTAAGGGGCGAAAAAGTGTTAGCCATAACAAGTATTGAACCTTCTGAAGGTAAAACCCTGCTTGCCATAAGTTTGGCTTACTCTTATTCAATGATTAACAAAAGGGTATTGTTAATTGACGGTAATTTCAATAATGCTACCATAAGCAACACAGCTCAACCCCAGATTTATCTGGAAGATTATTTTAAAAATAATCCAAACGCGCAGCAGGAAATAAGCAGTGCAAGCACTACTGTTTTAGGTAATCGCGGTGGCGATGTAACCCTGCTTGAAATTGGTAGCGAAGCATTTGTAAAAAACAGGTTTGACGATTTGCGCTCTAAATACGATGTTGTGATCATTGATACAGCCCCGCTTACGGCGCTTAATAAATCAAAAGAGTGGTTGTTATTTGCTAATAAAACCATAGCGGTATTTGAGGCTAATAAAAAGATCACTAATCCTCAAAAGCAATACATAACCTATTTGAAAGGGCTCGAAAACAAGTTTGCGGGTTGGGTACTCAATAAAACTGAATACAATCAGAAAAAAGAGAAGAGTTCTTAA
- a CDS encoding TolC family protein encodes MPVKLKLTYLSIIVLFFTSRVQAQQSSFINDVNYPYLEKLVATAKKNYPEVKARQSQVNAAKGLYNSTVFSWLEGVTASYIYSPQNSINLSQPTIFKGYQIAISLNIGQMFSRPGAIRQAKETYKAAEYQQAAYLLTLEAQVKRYYFAYLEAQAELRLRANAVIDAETAVKQLKYAFQKGETTFQIYNEQLNSLYNQNSFKVQAELATFTAKTNLEELLGTKLEDVK; translated from the coding sequence ATGCCTGTGAAACTAAAGCTCACTTATCTTTCTATAATCGTTCTTTTTTTTACCAGCCGTGTTCAAGCGCAGCAAAGTTCATTTATAAACGACGTTAACTATCCATATCTTGAAAAATTGGTAGCAACTGCCAAAAAGAACTATCCTGAAGTTAAAGCAAGACAAAGCCAGGTAAATGCAGCTAAAGGCCTTTACAATTCAACCGTATTTTCATGGCTTGAAGGTGTAACGGCATCTTACATTTATAGCCCGCAAAACTCGATCAATCTTTCGCAGCCCACAATATTTAAAGGCTACCAGATAGCCATATCATTAAATATTGGCCAAATGTTTTCAAGACCCGGAGCTATTCGTCAGGCAAAAGAAACCTATAAAGCAGCTGAATATCAGCAGGCAGCATATTTATTAACCCTTGAGGCGCAGGTTAAGCGCTATTACTTTGCTTATCTTGAAGCACAGGCCGAACTAAGGCTACGTGCCAATGCCGTAATAGATGCCGAAACTGCGGTTAAGCAATTAAAATATGCATTCCAAAAAGGTGAAACAACTTTTCAGATTTATAACGAACAACTTAACAGTTTATACAACCAAAACTCCTTTAAAGTACAAGCTGAATTAGCGACATTTACAGCCAAGACCAATCTTGAAGAATTATTGGGTACTAAATTAGAAGACGTTAAGTAA
- a CDS encoding sugar transferase, producing the protein MNHQTSDWNESSGSNIRIAYAGSEFKEKISNGLNEGFKIAYNNSIDQLNDYLGEQSILSVPDILLVEVDAEGKWIKLVEEVKKSFLLNGLIIVLLSTKNDKALKQQAIKLKVHDFYGEPFSISDLRERLNFLVRFKLIKPKLVELSKVVDTTYKMPAGKRLIDLVISGGMMLVLSPVMLVVAILIKLDSKGPVFYKSKRVGTGYKVFDFYKFRSMRTDADQLLAKLSAENNQYASEAGDNKVAFVKIKNDPRITKLGNFLRNSSLDELPQLFNILRGDMSVVGNRPLPLYEAEMLTSNEWSMRFLGPAGLTGLWQISKRGKEDMSERERKKLDNFYAQKYSIWLDLKIIVGTVPALFQKEKV; encoded by the coding sequence ATGAATCATCAAACATCTGATTGGAACGAAAGTTCAGGTTCTAACATCAGGATAGCATACGCCGGTAGCGAGTTCAAAGAGAAAATCTCTAATGGCTTAAATGAGGGCTTCAAAATCGCGTATAACAATAGTATTGATCAGCTTAATGATTATTTAGGCGAGCAATCTATCTTATCCGTTCCGGATATTTTGTTGGTTGAGGTTGATGCCGAAGGTAAGTGGATTAAACTTGTTGAAGAGGTTAAGAAAAGTTTCCTTTTAAATGGTTTGATCATTGTATTACTTTCAACAAAAAATGATAAAGCCCTGAAGCAACAAGCTATTAAATTAAAAGTGCATGACTTTTACGGTGAGCCATTTTCAATCAGTGATCTGCGCGAAAGGCTTAACTTTTTGGTACGCTTTAAACTGATAAAACCTAAATTGGTTGAGCTGTCAAAAGTAGTTGACACTACTTATAAAATGCCCGCTGGCAAACGCCTTATTGATTTGGTAATTTCAGGTGGTATGATGCTGGTATTGTCTCCGGTTATGCTGGTTGTGGCTATCCTGATCAAACTGGATTCAAAAGGCCCGGTATTTTACAAAAGCAAACGTGTAGGTACAGGTTATAAAGTATTTGATTTTTATAAATTCAGATCGATGCGTACTGATGCTGATCAGTTACTTGCTAAATTATCGGCAGAAAATAACCAATATGCGTCTGAAGCTGGCGATAATAAAGTGGCTTTCGTAAAAATCAAGAATGATCCGCGTATCACTAAATTGGGGAATTTCCTGCGCAACTCAAGTCTGGACGAATTGCCTCAATTGTTTAATATTTTACGTGGCGATATGTCTGTAGTTGGTAACAGGCCGCTGCCACTGTATGAGGCTGAGATGCTTACGTCAAACGAATGGTCAATGCGTTTCCTGGGCCCTGCCGGTTTAACAGGCTTATGGCAAATCAGTAAGCGAGGTAAAGAAGACATGTCTGAACGCGAAAGGAAAAAATTAGATAACTTTTATGCTCAGAAATATTCAATTTGGTTAGATTTAAAAATTATTGTGGGTACCGTTCCCGCACTATTCCAAAAAGAAAAAGTATAA
- a CDS encoding PleD family two-component system response regulator, which translates to MKRTLLIVDDDLSILKLLNFILSKEYDIVVKNNGIEAFSWLEDGNMPELIISDLQMPYFDGQSFVKNVKISGFYRDIPVILLSAAHDLDAQVSAMPFKVDAFIHKPFNPTALKTAINQVLQVYESSNI; encoded by the coding sequence ATGAAAAGAACGCTACTTATAGTGGATGATGATTTGAGTATATTAAAATTGCTTAACTTCATTCTTTCAAAAGAATATGATATTGTAGTTAAAAATAATGGTATCGAAGCTTTTAGCTGGCTTGAAGACGGCAACATGCCCGAATTGATTATATCAGATCTTCAGATGCCTTATTTTGACGGGCAATCATTCGTAAAAAATGTTAAGATCAGTGGCTTTTATCGCGATATCCCGGTAATACTGCTTTCTGCAGCCCACGATCTTGATGCACAGGTAAGCGCCATGCCTTTTAAGGTTGATGCTTTCATACACAAACCTTTTAACCCAACCGCATTAAAAACAGCCATTAACCAAGTTTTACAAGTTTATGAATCATCAAACATCTGA
- a CDS encoding VOC family protein: MLEESKAFSGFSVDDPAKAKAFYAGVLGLNVTEIPEMEGLLNLNINGSTPILIYTKPNHTPATFTILNFPVLDVEKTVDELSARGVKFEIYDQENFKTNEKGIFLSGGPKIAWFKDPAGNFLSVIEK; the protein is encoded by the coding sequence ATGTTAGAAGAAAGCAAAGCATTCAGCGGATTTTCGGTAGATGACCCGGCAAAAGCAAAGGCGTTTTATGCTGGTGTGCTTGGTTTAAATGTAACTGAGATACCCGAAATGGAGGGCCTGCTTAACCTTAATATCAACGGTAGTACGCCGATACTGATATATACCAAACCCAACCACACCCCTGCTACTTTTACCATTCTGAACTTCCCGGTTCTTGATGTAGAAAAAACAGTTGATGAACTCAGTGCCCGCGGAGTTAAATTTGAAATTTACGATCAGGAAAATTTTAAGACAAACGAAAAAGGAATATTTCTTAGCGGCGGCCCAAAAATAGCCTGGTTTAAAGATCCAGCCGGGAACTTCTTATCAGTAATAGAAAAATAA
- a CDS encoding VOC family protein, which yields MLVVNPYLNFNGNTEEAFNFYKSVFGGEFAVVMRFKDGPEASKLAEKDQNKLMHIALPLGPGNMLMGTDALGVEEGGMGLVTMGTNFSLTISCESKEEADRFHAGLSAGQEGGGPMREEFWGDYFGWVKDKFGISWMISFNPNRP from the coding sequence ATGTTAGTCGTAAATCCTTATTTAAACTTTAACGGTAATACCGAAGAGGCGTTTAACTTTTACAAATCAGTTTTTGGAGGCGAGTTTGCCGTGGTTATGCGTTTTAAAGATGGACCTGAAGCATCAAAACTTGCCGAAAAAGACCAGAACAAACTTATGCACATTGCTTTGCCCCTTGGCCCGGGCAATATGCTGATGGGTACCGATGCCTTGGGTGTTGAAGAAGGAGGTATGGGTTTGGTAACCATGGGCACTAACTTCTCGCTTACCATCAGCTGCGAATCAAAAGAAGAAGCAGATAGGTTTCATGCAGGTTTATCAGCAGGCCAGGAAGGTGGCGGCCCAATGCGCGAAGAGTTCTGGGGCGATTACTTTGGTTGGGTTAAAGATAAATTCGGGATTAGCTGGATGATCTCATTCAATCCAAACCGTCCGTAA
- a CDS encoding NUDIX hydrolase, whose protein sequence is MNKEFEQQESNISGEGFLPGLAIDTVIFGFHDNQLKVLLLSYKNSSLYALPGGFIHDNEDVNQAARRVLESRTALTNIYLEQFYVFGDYSRYDPTPLKAIMHARGYIAPDNHWLLKRFVSIGYYALVDFTKAVPSPDDISDSCDWYSLDDLPVLMQDHRQIIEKALQTLQNNLDQKLIGFNLLTDEFTMGDLQSLYETILNKKLLRAAFQRKMLGLGILERIAKKWTGGAHKAPYLYRFISNKVTADTM, encoded by the coding sequence ATGAATAAAGAGTTTGAACAACAGGAAAGTAATATTAGTGGCGAAGGTTTTTTACCCGGTTTGGCTATTGATACCGTTATATTTGGGTTTCATGATAACCAGTTAAAGGTATTGCTGCTGTCATACAAAAACTCTTCATTATATGCGCTGCCCGGCGGTTTTATTCATGACAATGAGGATGTAAACCAGGCAGCGCGCAGGGTATTGGAAAGCCGCACGGCTTTAACCAACATTTACCTGGAACAATTTTATGTATTTGGCGACTACAGTCGTTATGACCCTACACCACTTAAAGCAATTATGCATGCCAGGGGCTACATCGCGCCCGATAATCACTGGCTCCTGAAACGTTTTGTATCAATTGGCTATTACGCGCTCGTTGACTTCACTAAAGCGGTACCGTCTCCTGATGATATATCTGACAGTTGTGATTGGTATAGCCTTGATGATTTGCCGGTTTTGATGCAGGACCATCGGCAAATTATTGAAAAAGCCCTGCAAACGCTGCAAAACAACTTGGATCAAAAACTGATAGGCTTTAACCTGCTTACAGACGAATTTACAATGGGCGATCTGCAGTCGCTTTATGAAACCATCCTGAATAAAAAACTGCTCCGGGCGGCATTTCAGCGTAAAATGCTGGGGCTGGGTATTTTGGAGCGGATAGCCAAAAAGTGGACCGGCGGGGCTCATAAAGCCCCTTACCTGTACAGGTTTATATCAAACAAGGTTACGGCAGATACCATGTAA
- a CDS encoding carboxylesterase/lipase family protein, translating to MKKPILVMLLLAQVASVRVMAQLSANKTTVENGALEGTREASNVLSFKGIPFAQPPVGDLRWKEPQPVKNWEGTLKADHFGHNPMQKPIFGDMGFRTSGMSEDCLYLNVWTPAKSSKEKLPVLVYFYGGGLMAGDGSESRYDGESMAKKGIVALTVNYRLGVFGFFSHPELTKESPNHSSGNYGYLDQHQALLWVQKNIAAFGGDPTRVTIAGESAGSISVSVQMASPLSKDLIAGAIGESGAGIKPTLFPIPLADAEQNGVKFATNEKANTLADLRAIPAEQLLNDAFKPGTPPMSATIDNYLLPKSLPEIFMAGEQAKVPLLVGWNSAEVPFQFMMRGDAPTLENYTKTLKQLYGDRAEEALKLYPAANDEEVIKVATDLSSDRFIVYSTWKWADLQVQTGGKPVYRYLFSRVRPAMVASMGNATPGLAGGVVKGDAAKPAPKMPSAVGAAHASEIEYAMGNLAGNKTYAWTPDDFKVSETMENYFANFIKKANPNGAGLPKWSAITDNNHVKFMNIDVKSEEKPEVNRARYLFLDKDYMK from the coding sequence ATGAAGAAACCAATTTTAGTAATGCTGTTGCTTGCACAGGTTGCCTCGGTGAGGGTAATGGCGCAGCTATCTGCAAACAAAACCACCGTTGAGAATGGCGCGCTTGAAGGTACCCGCGAAGCATCGAACGTGTTAAGTTTTAAAGGGATTCCATTTGCGCAGCCACCTGTTGGCGATTTACGCTGGAAAGAACCTCAACCTGTCAAAAACTGGGAAGGCACATTAAAAGCCGACCATTTTGGCCATAATCCTATGCAAAAGCCAATTTTTGGCGATATGGGTTTCCGGACATCAGGTATGAGTGAAGATTGTTTATATCTTAACGTATGGACACCTGCAAAATCATCTAAAGAAAAGCTGCCTGTGCTGGTTTACTTTTATGGTGGTGGTTTAATGGCTGGTGATGGATCAGAGTCGCGTTATGACGGCGAGAGCATGGCCAAAAAAGGAATTGTTGCTTTAACTGTAAATTACAGGCTTGGTGTTTTCGGTTTCTTTTCGCATCCTGAATTAACGAAAGAATCGCCAAATCACTCGTCGGGTAATTATGGCTACCTTGACCAGCACCAGGCTTTACTTTGGGTACAAAAAAATATCGCGGCCTTTGGCGGCGATCCTACACGGGTTACCATTGCAGGCGAATCCGCAGGATCAATTTCCGTGTCGGTGCAAATGGCTTCACCTTTGTCAAAAGACCTGATTGCCGGCGCTATTGGTGAAAGTGGCGCAGGCATTAAACCAACACTTTTCCCTATCCCGTTGGCTGATGCCGAGCAGAACGGTGTAAAGTTTGCCACAAATGAAAAAGCCAATACATTGGCTGATTTGAGAGCTATACCTGCCGAGCAATTGTTAAATGATGCTTTTAAACCCGGCACCCCGCCAATGTCGGCAACTATTGATAATTACCTGCTGCCAAAATCACTGCCCGAAATATTTATGGCCGGCGAGCAGGCTAAAGTGCCTTTGCTGGTAGGCTGGAATTCGGCCGAAGTGCCATTTCAATTTATGATGCGCGGCGATGCGCCAACGCTTGAAAATTATACTAAAACATTGAAGCAACTATATGGAGATAGGGCAGAAGAAGCATTGAAACTATATCCGGCAGCTAATGATGAGGAAGTAATTAAAGTGGCAACCGATTTGTCAAGCGATCGTTTTATTGTGTACAGCACCTGGAAATGGGCCGATCTGCAGGTGCAAACAGGAGGGAAGCCTGTTTACCGTTACCTGTTTTCACGTGTACGCCCGGCCATGGTAGCCTCAATGGGTAACGCGACTCCTGGGCTTGCAGGTGGTGTAGTTAAAGGCGATGCCGCAAAACCTGCTCCTAAAATGCCGTCGGCTGTTGGGGCCGCGCACGCTTCAGAAATTGAGTACGCCATGGGCAACCTTGCGGGTAATAAAACTTACGCATGGACTCCCGATGATTTTAAGGTATCTGAAACCATGGAAAACTATTTTGCCAACTTTATTAAAAAGGCAAACCCTAATGGTGCAGGATTACCTAAATGGTCGGCTATTACTGATAACAACCATGTTAAATTCATGAATATTGATGTAAAGAGCGAAGAAAAGCCAGAAGTTAACCGTGCGCGTTATTTGTTTTTGGACAAAGATTACATGAAATAA
- the hscB gene encoding Fe-S protein assembly co-chaperone HscB, with protein sequence MNYFEFYGIPESFKVDQALLKKKFYELSKLYHPDFYANEDEAKQQEILELSTINNKAYHALGDPAKRLEYILKLHDLVSEGAKPQLPADFLMEMMDINERLMEVEDATELASITSETLAIEGDMNEELAKLTGDYEQLDDTAKESRLIEIANIYYKQKYLLRIKESLSTFAARL encoded by the coding sequence ATGAACTATTTTGAATTTTACGGCATCCCGGAATCTTTTAAGGTTGACCAGGCTTTGCTGAAGAAAAAGTTTTATGAGCTAAGCAAGCTATATCATCCCGATTTTTATGCAAATGAGGATGAAGCAAAACAACAGGAAATCCTGGAGCTATCTACCATAAATAACAAGGCTTACCATGCACTTGGCGACCCGGCCAAGCGTTTAGAATACATTTTAAAGCTGCACGACCTGGTATCTGAGGGGGCAAAGCCACAATTACCTGCAGATTTTTTAATGGAAATGATGGATATCAACGAACGCCTCATGGAAGTGGAGGACGCGACGGAATTAGCATCAATAACTTCAGAAACGCTTGCTATTGAAGGGGATATGAATGAAGAGTTAGCAAAACTGACCGGTGACTATGAGCAATTGGATGATACAGCCAAAGAAAGCCGCCTGATAGAAATTGCAAATATTTACTATAAACAAAAATATTTGTTGCGAATTAAAGAGAGTTTGTCTACATTTGCAGCCCGCTTGTAA